A DNA window from Synergistaceae bacterium contains the following coding sequences:
- a CDS encoding MBL fold metallo-hydrolase, with amino-acid sequence MRKIFAALLAVMVLSGSAFANGVSVGNMSVTNFDGGVKLHAYGTGDNMNDYCYVVESPEGLVLVESTAYRENVKAFAEYIASLGKPLAGALFSYHPNGYKSYGDVKIYATDTALKSWAEGGSVWNLTQSFIKAAGDKVAEDLPVKTEIIKEGDTVKLAGMDFVILHESDGEGYGIYIPAINTVYRHMMGSKTHNILPAIPYIEAEISELKGYKDKGYSLILTSHNAPEGKEAVDEKIAYLEKVLKTAKTSKNRAEFISAVKEAFPGYSGEAYLEMSAGALFSE; translated from the coding sequence ATGAGGAAAATTTTTGCGGCATTATTGGCGGTTATGGTGCTTTCGGGTTCAGCGTTCGCAAATGGAGTCAGCGTCGGGAATATGAGCGTAACGAATTTTGACGGCGGAGTGAAACTTCATGCATACGGAACAGGCGACAACATGAATGATTACTGCTACGTTGTCGAATCTCCTGAAGGACTCGTGCTGGTAGAGTCGACTGCATACCGTGAGAACGTCAAAGCGTTTGCGGAATATATTGCGTCGTTGGGAAAACCTTTAGCGGGTGCGCTTTTCTCGTATCATCCCAACGGCTATAAGTCATACGGCGATGTGAAGATTTACGCGACAGATACCGCGCTCAAAAGCTGGGCTGAAGGCGGAAGCGTCTGGAATCTGACTCAGAGCTTCATTAAGGCGGCAGGCGATAAAGTTGCGGAAGATTTGCCCGTCAAGACTGAAATCATCAAGGAAGGCGACACGGTGAAACTTGCGGGAATGGATTTCGTGATTCTCCATGAGTCTGACGGCGAGGGCTACGGAATATATATCCCTGCAATAAATACTGTTTACCGTCATATGATGGGCTCGAAGACTCATAACATTCTCCCGGCGATTCCCTACATTGAGGCCGAAATATCAGAGCTTAAAGGCTACAAGGACAAAGGCTACTCATTAATCCTCACGAGTCATAACGCGCCGGAAGGAAAAGAAGCCGTTGATGAGAAAATCGCGTATCTTGAGAAAGTGCTTAAGACTGCAAAGACATCAAAGAACAGGGCAGAATTTATTTCAGCGGTCAAGGAAGCATTCCCGGGTTACAGCGGAGAAGCATATCTTGAGATGAGTGCGGGCGCATTGTTCAGCGAGTAA
- a CDS encoding NAD(P)H-binding protein, which yields MKVAVVCANGKAGRLIVDEALKRGLDVTAVVRGENKTNAPHTIKKDILDIKAEDLRGFDVVIDAFGAWEPSTLHLYSDTQKVLCDALSGSETRLLIIGGAGSLYVNKEHTKQYFQTEGFPEIYMPVSTAAAKALSELRKRDDVKWTYISPASDFQAEGERTGKYILAGEELTFNAKGESVISYADYAIAMIDEAVSGKHIRQRISVVKE from the coding sequence ATGAAAGTTGCGGTAGTATGCGCGAACGGCAAAGCGGGACGGCTTATTGTTGACGAGGCATTAAAGCGCGGGCTTGATGTTACGGCGGTAGTGCGCGGTGAAAACAAGACTAACGCCCCTCACACAATCAAGAAAGACATTCTTGACATTAAGGCGGAAGATCTCCGGGGATTTGATGTTGTGATTGACGCTTTCGGAGCATGGGAGCCTTCAACGCTTCACCTTTACAGCGACACGCAGAAGGTTTTGTGCGATGCTCTTTCAGGGAGTGAGACAAGGTTACTGATTATCGGCGGGGCAGGAAGTCTCTACGTCAACAAGGAACACACAAAGCAGTATTTTCAGACAGAAGGATTCCCCGAAATATATATGCCGGTCTCTACAGCAGCGGCTAAAGCATTGAGCGAGTTACGCAAGCGCGATGATGTGAAATGGACGTACATTAGTCCCGCGTCAGATTTTCAGGCTGAAGGAGAACGGACCGGGAAATACATTCTTGCGGGCGAGGAGCTTACGTTCAACGCAAAGGGCGAGAGTGTCATAAGCTATGCGGATTACGCGATCGCTATGATTGATGAGGCTGTCAGCGGAAAACACATCAGGCAGAGAATTTCAGTAGTGAAGGAGTAA
- a CDS encoding Bax inhibitor-1/YccA family protein — translation MAQYESYSPYAAGASSLEAVNALFRKVYQYMALGLILTSLTAWLTVSVPALLQMFYTSLAPLIIVAIAEIGLVMYLSATIAKHSASTSLLLFGLYSILNGITCSAVLLVYTQESVYTAFLSTAGMFGAMSVYAMYTKRDITSWGSFLHMGLWGLIIAMVINMFVGSTAAETVISVMGIIIFMGLTAYDTAKIKSIADSAGMTDDEAAGKVAVMGALALYLDFINLFLYLIRIFGKRRD, via the coding sequence ATGGCGCAGTATGAGAGCTACTCACCCTACGCGGCGGGAGCGTCAAGCCTCGAAGCAGTCAACGCGCTTTTCCGCAAAGTATATCAGTATATGGCACTTGGACTCATCCTCACATCATTAACGGCATGGCTTACAGTTTCCGTCCCGGCATTGCTTCAGATGTTCTACACATCACTCGCCCCGCTAATTATTGTAGCAATTGCTGAAATCGGACTCGTGATGTACCTGTCCGCCACAATTGCAAAGCATTCGGCCTCAACATCGCTGTTACTGTTCGGACTCTACAGCATACTCAACGGGATAACCTGCTCGGCTGTGCTTCTTGTCTACACGCAGGAGAGCGTATACACGGCGTTTTTGTCGACGGCGGGAATGTTCGGAGCTATGAGCGTCTACGCGATGTACACGAAACGCGACATAACATCATGGGGGAGCTTCCTCCACATGGGACTCTGGGGGCTGATTATCGCGATGGTGATTAATATGTTCGTTGGGTCAACAGCGGCTGAGACAGTGATAAGTGTTATGGGCATCATAATATTCATGGGTCTGACGGCTTACGACACGGCGAAAATCAAATCCATTGCTGACAGTGCCGGAATGACTGACGATGAGGCCGCCGGAAAAGTCGCGGTGATGGGTGCGCTTGCATTGTATCTTGACTTCATCAACTTGTTCCTGTACCTGATAAGAATTTTCGGGAAGAGAAGAGACTAG
- the greA gene encoding transcription elongation factor GreA — protein MLPTKKNDVREMTRSGYERLSEELTNLRTVRRLEVAKQLEEARAFGDLSENAEYAAAKEEQAKLEDRIHDLEETLSKVTVIDEEKLDTTRAGVGLRVTIKDLDHEGKQYTYEIVGSEELSGAAVSASGIQRISQKSPVGQAVIGHVVGDEVIVKIPRGTRRLRIAAIEK, from the coding sequence ATCTTGCCGACAAAGAAAAATGATGTCCGCGAAATGACTCGCAGCGGGTACGAAAGATTGTCCGAGGAACTGACTAACCTGCGTACAGTGAGACGGCTTGAAGTCGCAAAACAGTTAGAGGAAGCCCGCGCCTTTGGTGATTTGAGCGAGAATGCAGAATACGCCGCGGCCAAAGAGGAGCAGGCCAAACTTGAGGACAGGATACACGATCTTGAGGAGACACTCAGCAAAGTAACAGTAATCGATGAGGAGAAACTCGACACGACAAGGGCAGGAGTCGGACTCAGAGTAACAATCAAAGATTTAGACCATGAGGGAAAACAGTACACATACGAAATTGTAGGCTCTGAGGAATTATCCGGGGCTGCTGTGTCAGCGTCAGGCATTCAGAGAATATCACAGAAGAGTCCCGTAGGCCAGGCGGTAATCGGCCATGTTGTCGGCGATGAAGTTATCGTGAAGATTCCCAGAGGAACAAGACGGCTCAGAATCGCGGCGATAGAGAAATGA
- the hemB gene encoding porphobilinogen synthase: protein MIIRPRRLRVTQAIRDMTAETRLAPSMFVYPVFVREGHNIIEDIPAMPGQKRYSPDTLPVILERAVKAKIGGVLLFGIPEHKDPEGSSAWRDDGVIQTAIRTAKREFPGLTVIGDVCLCEYTSHGHCGLLNGETVDNDSTLEILARVAVSQARAGADIVAPSDMMDGHTRAIREALDNSGMPDTLIMSYAVKYASAFYGPFREAAGSAPSFGDRKTYQMDPRNVREAVKEALLDVQEGSDIIIVKPGLPYLDVLKTVKEAVNIPVASYCVSGEYSMMKAACSNGWLNERNIAMESAVCLARGGADIIITYYALDLAGWIQEK, encoded by the coding sequence ATGATAATACGTCCGAGAAGGCTCCGCGTTACTCAGGCAATCCGCGACATGACAGCCGAGACACGTTTAGCCCCGTCAATGTTCGTTTACCCTGTGTTTGTTCGCGAGGGTCATAACATAATCGAGGACATTCCCGCGATGCCCGGGCAGAAACGCTACAGCCCCGACACTTTGCCCGTGATACTCGAACGAGCTGTGAAGGCCAAAATCGGCGGGGTGTTATTATTCGGAATCCCTGAGCATAAAGACCCGGAAGGTTCTTCAGCTTGGAGGGATGACGGCGTAATTCAGACCGCAATACGGACGGCAAAGCGCGAATTTCCCGGCCTGACAGTAATCGGCGATGTGTGCCTCTGCGAATATACATCTCACGGCCACTGCGGACTCCTCAACGGCGAGACTGTCGACAATGACTCAACCCTCGAAATTTTAGCGCGTGTAGCTGTCTCACAGGCTAGGGCGGGAGCGGATATAGTCGCACCTTCTGACATGATGGACGGACATACGCGGGCAATCCGTGAGGCTCTCGACAATTCCGGGATGCCTGACACGCTGATTATGTCCTACGCGGTGAAGTATGCCAGCGCGTTTTACGGGCCATTCCGTGAGGCCGCGGGGTCTGCTCCGTCATTCGGGGACAGGAAAACTTACCAGATGGATCCCAGAAATGTCCGCGAGGCCGTAAAAGAAGCACTGCTTGACGTTCAGGAAGGTTCAGACATTATCATAGTGAAGCCGGGCCTTCCGTATCTTGATGTTCTGAAGACGGTGAAAGAGGCCGTGAATATTCCTGTAGCGTCTTACTGTGTCAGCGGTGAATACTCTATGATGAAGGCGGCGTGTTCAAACGGCTGGCTGAACGAGAGAAATATAGCGATGGAGTCGGCGGTGTGTTTGGCGAGGGGGGGAGCGGATATTATTATCACGTATTACGCTCTTGACCTTGCCGGATGGATACAGGAAAAATAA
- a CDS encoding aldo/keto reductase, with product MIYRELGSTGLTVSEIALGCEGMTEDNYSMCAKLFDTAEESGVNYFDLYSPDPQLRSAIGHALKGRREKFIIQSHICSVWKDGQYLRTRNLSETKAGFEESLRLLGVDFVDVGMIHYCDALSDWDEILRNGILDYARELKAAGKIHHIGLSSHNPQVALKAVESGAVEVLMFSVNPCYDLQPASEDVEDLWRDENYAVHLTNMNPERQKLYETCQRLGVGITVMKCFGGGDLLSAKMSPAGAALTVSQCIAYALSRPAVACVLAGAHSVEQLQTSIAYESASESERDYAVAFASFPKISWEGHCMYCSHCQPCPVKIDIASVTKFLNLAQAGGNKNIPETVREHYRVLEHHAGECVKCGACEKRCPFGVKIRENMTEARKVFGL from the coding sequence ATGATTTACCGCGAATTAGGGTCAACAGGACTCACCGTCAGCGAAATAGCGTTAGGCTGTGAGGGAATGACTGAGGACAATTACAGCATGTGCGCCAAACTTTTCGACACAGCAGAGGAATCCGGCGTGAATTATTTTGACCTTTACTCGCCAGACCCGCAGTTACGTTCAGCGATCGGCCATGCTCTAAAGGGGCGCAGGGAGAAATTCATCATCCAGTCTCATATCTGCTCCGTGTGGAAGGACGGACAATATTTGCGGACTCGGAATCTTTCTGAGACGAAAGCAGGATTTGAGGAGTCATTAAGGCTTCTCGGCGTTGATTTTGTTGACGTGGGAATGATTCACTACTGCGATGCTTTGAGCGACTGGGACGAAATTTTACGCAACGGGATTCTTGATTACGCCCGCGAACTGAAAGCCGCCGGGAAAATTCATCATATCGGCCTAAGCTCCCATAATCCGCAGGTTGCACTGAAGGCAGTTGAGTCGGGAGCGGTTGAAGTGCTGATGTTCAGCGTGAATCCGTGCTATGACCTTCAGCCCGCAAGCGAGGACGTAGAAGACCTATGGAGGGATGAGAATTACGCCGTTCACCTCACGAACATGAACCCGGAGCGGCAGAAATTGTACGAGACATGCCAGCGTCTTGGAGTCGGAATCACCGTCATGAAATGTTTCGGGGGCGGAGACTTGTTGAGCGCGAAAATGTCTCCGGCGGGAGCGGCTTTGACCGTCAGTCAGTGCATAGCCTACGCTTTGAGCCGTCCTGCTGTGGCTTGCGTTTTGGCGGGGGCGCACAGTGTCGAACAGTTACAGACATCAATCGCGTATGAGTCAGCCTCAGAGAGTGAGAGAGATTACGCCGTTGCTTTCGCGTCATTCCCGAAAATTAGCTGGGAGGGACACTGCATGTACTGCTCACACTGCCAGCCCTGCCCGGTGAAGATAGATATTGCGTCCGTAACAAAATTCCTCAACCTAGCTCAGGCCGGAGGAAACAAAAATATCCCCGAAACAGTCAGGGAGCATTACAGGGTGTTGGAACATCACGCCGGGGAGTGCGTGAAATGCGGGGCGTGTGAAAAGCGTTGTCCTTTCGGCGTGAAGATACGCGAAAATATGACGGAGGCCCGGAAAGTTTTCGGACTGTAA
- a CDS encoding GNAT family N-acetyltransferase, translated as MGVLRKYLIESPGSGEFFGLRAEDGNLAGTIGIIYRGGKYGGFSVNITDALIVNVFVSDKYRRRGFCSEMLREILKYLSTEKNITETRLYVHADNRPAIFAYRKTGGSEISQVKKMKVMKIPFSASRLRFVVICLIPPQTRYNGRKIPEGEKFS; from the coding sequence GTGGGTGTGCTGCGTAAATATCTCATAGAAAGCCCGGGTTCTGGTGAATTTTTCGGATTGAGGGCAGAAGACGGAAATCTTGCAGGCACTATAGGAATAATATACAGGGGCGGAAAATACGGTGGGTTCAGCGTAAACATCACAGACGCGCTTATTGTCAATGTCTTTGTATCGGACAAATACAGGCGCAGGGGCTTCTGCTCTGAAATGCTCCGCGAAATTCTGAAGTATCTCAGCACAGAAAAGAATATCACAGAGACCCGGCTTTACGTTCATGCAGACAACCGCCCTGCAATATTCGCCTACAGGAAAACGGGCGGCTCTGAAATATCTCAGGTGAAGAAAATGAAAGTCATGAAGATTCCCTTTTCCGCTTCACGGCTACGATTTGTAGTCATTTGCTTAATCCCCCCTCAAACGCGCTATAATGGCCGGAAAATTCCAGAGGGGGAAAAATTTTCATGA
- a CDS encoding MerR family transcriptional regulator: protein MPYTIKDMSELTGLPASTLRYYDKQGLLPNLKRDGNNIRIFTDEDYAQLRLIDCLKRSGLSIKDIRKFIDMDGKKGALPARLEIFRKRREILKQELENLKSILGVIEYKCWYYEKACEAGSDSAVKDLKHSEIPEQFREAVKHLHCTKR from the coding sequence TTGCCTTACACGATTAAAGACATGTCGGAGCTTACCGGGCTTCCTGCGTCAACACTGAGATATTACGACAAGCAGGGACTCCTTCCCAACCTGAAGCGCGACGGCAACAACATACGGATATTCACGGATGAGGATTACGCACAGCTGCGGCTGATTGACTGCCTGAAACGCTCCGGGCTGTCGATAAAGGACATCAGGAAGTTCATCGACATGGACGGCAAAAAAGGAGCATTACCCGCAAGGCTTGAGATATTCAGAAAACGCCGCGAGATTCTGAAGCAGGAGCTTGAGAATCTGAAGAGCATTCTCGGCGTGATAGAGTATAAATGCTGGTACTACGAAAAAGCCTGCGAGGCCGGAAGCGACTCAGCCGTCAAAGACCTGAAGCACTCAGAAATTCCCGAACAGTTCCGCGAGGCCGTGAAACATCTTCACTGCACAAAACGCTGA
- a CDS encoding peptidylprolyl isomerase has product MYKLICKILALAFVCSPAFADEPAGAKRPLAKFETSMGDFTIELYSDLAPNTVTNFITLARKNFYDGVIFHRVIDNFMIQGGDPTGTGRGGPGYAIPDEFGEGLKHDAPGILSMANAGPNTGGSQFFITLVPTPWLDGHHAIFGHVVDGMKVVEKIGHVKTDRQDRPVKEVTIKTITIEE; this is encoded by the coding sequence ATGTACAAGTTAATCTGCAAAATTCTCGCGCTGGCGTTCGTATGTTCTCCGGCATTCGCTGACGAACCCGCCGGGGCAAAACGTCCCCTAGCGAAATTCGAGACCTCAATGGGAGATTTCACCATCGAGCTATATTCCGACCTTGCGCCCAACACCGTAACCAACTTCATCACATTAGCCCGCAAAAATTTCTATGACGGCGTAATCTTCCACAGGGTAATCGACAACTTCATGATTCAGGGCGGAGACCCTACCGGGACAGGCAGAGGCGGACCGGGCTACGCTATCCCCGATGAGTTCGGCGAGGGGCTGAAGCATGACGCGCCCGGGATTCTCTCGATGGCCAACGCTGGCCCTAACACAGGCGGCTCACAGTTCTTCATTACGCTTGTTCCGACTCCGTGGCTTGACGGACATCACGCGATTTTCGGGCATGTTGTTGACGGTATGAAAGTCGTTGAGAAGATCGGCCATGTGAAAACTGACAGGCAGGACAGGCCGGTGAAGGAAGTAACAATCAAGACAATCACAATTGAGGAGTAA
- a CDS encoding D-glycerate dehydrogenase, translated as MNRKVYVTRALHTSVMKALGNICEYDVNNEDRLATHDELVNAVKNYAAIITMLNDPIDAELISQAGPDLKLIANYGVGFNNIDVKAATEKGIYVTNTPDVLTDATADTAFTLMFAAARRAIEGDYIVRNESFAWAPKYMLGYDITGRTVGIIGAGRIGTNFGIKAARGFNMKVLYYSRRTSLHLESVGAQRVGLEELLERSDFVSIHLPLTDATRHMIGAKELAKMKPDGILINTSRGPVIDEKALADALARHVIAGAGLDVYENEPNVEPALKTLRNVVLLPHIGTATFGTRKEMGFMVIRNIEAVFAGKEPPQMVRVS; from the coding sequence ATGAACAGGAAAGTATACGTAACACGCGCCCTTCACACCTCCGTAATGAAAGCCCTCGGAAATATCTGCGAGTATGACGTGAACAATGAAGACCGCCTGGCCACACATGACGAACTCGTGAACGCCGTCAAGAATTACGCGGCCATTATCACAATGCTGAACGATCCCATTGACGCGGAATTGATTTCGCAGGCCGGGCCGGATCTCAAGCTCATCGCGAATTACGGAGTCGGCTTCAACAACATTGACGTAAAAGCGGCAACCGAGAAAGGAATCTACGTAACAAACACTCCTGACGTACTCACGGACGCAACAGCGGATACAGCGTTCACACTAATGTTCGCGGCGGCTCGGCGGGCGATCGAGGGAGATTACATTGTGCGTAATGAGTCGTTCGCGTGGGCACCCAAATACATGCTGGGATATGACATCACCGGGCGCACAGTCGGCATAATCGGTGCGGGCAGAATCGGGACTAATTTCGGAATAAAGGCCGCAAGAGGCTTCAACATGAAGGTGCTTTACTACAGCCGGAGGACATCGCTTCACCTTGAGTCAGTCGGGGCGCAGAGAGTCGGACTTGAGGAATTATTAGAGCGGTCTGACTTTGTGAGCATTCATTTACCGCTGACAGACGCAACACGCCACATGATAGGCGCAAAGGAACTCGCGAAAATGAAGCCGGACGGAATCCTCATCAACACATCGCGAGGCCCTGTAATCGATGAGAAAGCATTAGCGGACGCGCTCGCACGTCATGTTATCGCCGGGGCAGGGCTTGACGTTTACGAGAATGAACCCAACGTAGAACCCGCGCTGAAGACTCTGCGGAATGTCGTATTGCTTCCTCATATCGGGACGGCTACATTCGGCACCCGCAAGGAGATGGGCTTCATGGTGATACGGAACATTGAGGCCGTATTCGCCGGGAAAGAGCCTCCGCAGATGGTGAGAGTTTCATGA
- a CDS encoding NAD(P)H-hydrate dehydratase, with the protein MNAEELRKLLLPRPEDMHKGFRGRLLIAGGSLRYPGAPALSALGALRSGAGVVTLLSLQSVCTVCAARLPEVIYCFDDDAFRWKDVALAQKNIDALVIGPGLDRSVAAEIFTSRMWREWPAKILVDGDGLNALASSRDDMKHRADAVLTPHEGEAGRLLGIPTAQVHEDRAGAVRELSERWGCVVLKGHHTLIASGEKFAEIPYGGPELSVPGSGDVLSGCIGAFMAGGLEAFEAAVLGASVHGLAGELLAREGVDGVLASEIANMIRRVIHGLRAGK; encoded by the coding sequence ATGAATGCTGAGGAACTGAGGAAATTATTGCTGCCCCGCCCGGAGGACATGCACAAAGGATTCCGGGGAAGGCTGCTTATTGCCGGGGGGTCATTGCGTTATCCCGGCGCCCCTGCTTTGAGCGCGCTGGGTGCTTTGAGGAGCGGAGCGGGAGTCGTAACCCTTCTGTCGTTGCAGAGTGTCTGCACTGTATGCGCTGCCCGTCTTCCTGAGGTGATTTACTGCTTTGATGATGACGCGTTCCGCTGGAAGGACGTAGCATTAGCACAGAAAAATATTGATGCTCTCGTGATTGGGCCGGGGCTTGACCGCAGTGTAGCCGCTGAGATTTTCACGTCCCGAATGTGGCGGGAATGGCCTGCGAAAATTCTTGTTGACGGGGACGGCCTGAACGCTTTAGCCTCATCGCGTGATGACATGAAACACAGGGCGGACGCTGTATTGACTCCTCATGAGGGGGAAGCTGGGCGGCTGTTAGGGATTCCAACGGCGCAGGTTCATGAGGACAGAGCCGGGGCAGTCCGTGAATTGTCCGAAAGATGGGGCTGTGTCGTGCTGAAGGGACATCATACGCTGATAGCCTCCGGGGAAAAGTTCGCAGAGATTCCCTACGGCGGGCCGGAATTGTCGGTGCCGGGGTCGGGCGATGTCCTGTCCGGGTGTATAGGGGCGTTCATGGCCGGGGGGCTTGAGGCGTTCGAGGCGGCTGTTCTTGGAGCGTCAGTACACGGCCTTGCGGGTGAACTTCTTGCGCGTGAAGGTGTTGACGGTGTATTAGCGTCAGAAATCGCCAACATGATTCGCAGAGTCATTCATGGCCTGAGAGCTGGAAAATGA
- the tsaE gene encoding tRNA (adenosine(37)-N6)-threonylcarbamoyltransferase complex ATPase subunit type 1 TsaE, with protein MPKNAAAKMMTESGIYISRSEEDTRKFGHDFAGTLSGGDVVLLFGDLGAGKTVFVRGVCEAFGISGVRSPSFTLVNEYESPSGIFVIHADLYRLDPDGVSATGLDEYAGDDDSILFVEWPDRWTNPPANSVRVYFESTSENERRIRVERGISR; from the coding sequence GTGCCGAAAAACGCAGCCGCAAAAATGATGACTGAGTCAGGAATCTACATATCCCGCTCGGAGGAGGACACCCGGAAATTCGGCCATGATTTTGCCGGGACTCTTTCGGGCGGTGATGTCGTTCTCCTTTTCGGGGACTTAGGCGCGGGGAAAACGGTATTTGTGCGGGGAGTGTGCGAGGCTTTCGGGATTTCGGGAGTCCGCAGTCCTTCTTTCACGCTGGTGAATGAGTATGAGTCGCCGTCCGGGATTTTCGTCATTCATGCTGACTTGTACAGGCTTGACCCTGACGGAGTGAGCGCAACGGGACTCGATGAATACGCCGGGGATGATGACAGTATTCTTTTTGTCGAATGGCCTGACAGATGGACGAATCCCCCGGCAAATTCGGTGAGGGTATATTTTGAGTCGACAAGCGAGAACGAACGCAGAATCAGAGTCGAAAGGGGGATTTCACGGTGA
- the tsaB gene encoding tRNA (adenosine(37)-N6)-threonylcarbamoyltransferase complex dimerization subunit type 1 TsaB yields the protein MNILAVECCLKLTGAALSVDGKISGSVQEDCGRKQTSELPRMCESLIHGAGLTWPDLDYIALTNGPGYFTGIRVGAAYASGIAYASGAEVIPVSTLELLPYTYRKTHGGGGKILTVIYAGHGFVYASCEGFLKAGEYSHESVLSWLGENPDAVTISDDPERTALDAEILRVKPDVTDLCEIARCNLNMSVSPGSLKICYYRAPQGVN from the coding sequence GTGAATATTCTTGCGGTTGAATGCTGCCTGAAACTTACGGGGGCGGCGTTGTCTGTTGACGGGAAAATTTCCGGCAGTGTACAGGAGGATTGCGGACGTAAGCAGACATCAGAGCTTCCCCGGATGTGTGAGTCTCTCATTCACGGCGCGGGACTCACATGGCCGGACTTGGACTATATCGCCCTCACGAACGGCCCGGGATATTTCACTGGTATACGGGTCGGAGCGGCTTATGCTTCCGGGATTGCTTACGCTTCAGGCGCGGAGGTTATTCCCGTCTCAACATTAGAGCTTCTCCCGTACACCTACAGGAAGACTCACGGCGGGGGCGGTAAAATTCTGACGGTGATATACGCCGGACACGGTTTCGTTTATGCCTCGTGTGAAGGATTCTTGAAGGCCGGGGAATATTCACATGAGTCGGTTCTCTCGTGGCTTGGTGAAAATCCTGACGCTGTAACAATCTCCGATGACCCCGAACGCACAGCCCTTGACGCTGAAATTTTGCGTGTCAAGCCTGATGTAACGGACTTGTGCGAGATTGCCCGCTGTAATCTGAACATGTCAGTAAGTCCCGGAAGTCTCAAAATCTGCTACTATCGCGCCCCGCAGGGCGTAAATTAA
- a CDS encoding CvpA family protein, which translates to MNVALIVDCVLGIILIFFLYRGLINGFSGEVIGLVGFFVSTFCAWKFCDPAAELAMRYINDPNFDRNMLSLVCSLGIFFTVQIIFAVISLILSYVVKVTRLSVTDHVFGMIAGFLKAAFITVIVYALLSSFPKLIPTEWMSQSWFMKGASFVWPPVRDLLQEHGIIDFTALTGGM; encoded by the coding sequence ATGAATGTTGCGTTGATTGTTGATTGTGTGCTGGGAATTATCCTGATATTTTTCCTTTACCGGGGACTCATCAACGGTTTTTCCGGCGAGGTTATCGGGCTTGTAGGGTTCTTTGTGAGTACGTTCTGCGCGTGGAAATTCTGCGACCCTGCCGCGGAGCTTGCTATGCGCTATATCAATGACCCGAATTTTGACCGCAATATGCTGTCCCTTGTCTGCTCGCTGGGAATTTTCTTCACGGTTCAGATTATATTCGCGGTTATCAGCTTGATTCTGTCATATGTCGTGAAGGTTACGCGGCTTTCCGTTACGGATCATGTTTTCGGGATGATTGCGGGCTTCCTGAAGGCCGCTTTTATCACGGTGATAGTGTACGCGCTCCTGTCATCATTCCCGAAATTGATTCCGACTGAATGGATGTCTCAAAGCTGGTTCATGAAGGGAGCTTCTTTTGTGTGGCCGCCAGTCCGGGACTTGTTGCAGGAACACGGCATAATAGACTTCACTGCGCTGACGGGCGGAATGTAG